The proteins below come from a single Tissierellales bacterium genomic window:
- a CDS encoding DUF1266 domain-containing protein, which translates to MDYKKILWVSSLTAVSAVREVLDSKLEYNYAKLVTKEIEYNDELFWNTICPKRKSLAGNQKASIDYFAMRFLSKHERVQYINAVSKLKKSKSSVGDILNEDFFNMVSMSPETLEKKRKDIDRSAYKKLVYRFRFFWKNNSFYAYQLANAIVLTRWAGIIEVFTRAEVLKILDEIGDLILANYPSYEVFGMNATMSHELIRENPEIGNLVNGFSVEFINLEIIYHTLWSHIEWGGIQNRKLT; encoded by the coding sequence AAAAAAATATTGTGGGTATCTTCCTTGACAGCTGTTTCAGCAGTGCGTGAAGTGCTAGATTCAAAATTAGAATATAATTATGCAAAGCTAGTTACTAAAGAGATAGAATATAATGATGAGCTGTTTTGGAATACGATTTGCCCTAAAAGAAAATCACTAGCTGGAAATCAAAAAGCAAGTATTGATTATTTTGCTATGAGATTTTTGAGTAAACACGAGAGAGTTCAATATATAAATGCAGTTTCTAAATTGAAAAAGTCAAAGTCTAGTGTAGGAGATATACTGAATGAAGATTTTTTCAATATGGTGAGTATGTCACCAGAAACGCTTGAGAAAAAGAGAAAAGATATAGACAGATCTGCATATAAAAAATTAGTTTATAGATTTAGATTTTTTTGGAAGAACAACTCTTTTTATGCATATCAATTAGCGAATGCCATAGTTCTTACAAGATGGGCTGGAATAATAGAAGTGTTTACAAGGGCAGAAGTTTTAAAAATATTAGATGAAATTGGAGATTTGATATTAGCGAATTATCCCTCATATGAAGTTTTTGGCATGAATGCAACTATGTCACATGAACTTATAAGGGAAAACCCAGAGATTGGAAATTTAGTAAATGGATTTAGCGTTGAGTTTATCAATCTAGAGATAATATATCATACATTGTGGTCGCATATAGAATGGGGTGGCATACAAAATAGAAAATTGACCTAA